AACTAGTTCCTTGGGCAGGTTTGATTCCAACGGCATATCTATTGTCCATGCGCCCCTTTTAGCAAAACGCGGGGAGTGAACGCGTAGTCCAGCATATCCTGCATCCTTGTGGGTTTGCTACCCATAGCAGTCATATCCCTATTGAACTGTGGCCATAACTCGTAGCAACTCGTCTTTCACTTTCACAGTAGATCATAAAAAGGCACCCGGACAGAAGAAGTCGTGTTTCCAAACTGAAAGTCGTTTTTGAGCTCCAGCTACATCTTCTGTGCTATCAGGAAACGGAGAGGGTGTGGTCGCACTTGAACGGCTTCACTGTAGCGAAGTAGCAACACGGCGAAGCAAGGGGATAGCTTTCCgctgaaaaaaatatataactttAGAATTTGTTTACGTGTAAATTCACGCTCCAGGTCATATTCCCATGAGTGTTACGTAAAGATCTTATAGTCAAATGTGAATTCACAGCTGTTCCAGGTTCGTATTATGTTTCCTGAAGAGTTGTGTGGTACGAGTTTCAGGGCAGACCGATCCCTCTGCCATGAGACGTCTCTTCCCGAGGCCCCGACGTGGGTGCATTCGACTACCGGTGTAAGGGCAAAGTTACACCCAAAACGCAGTTCTCAAAAAGGATCGACAACACATTCTCCATTTTAACCGGCGTCTCTCTCAATAACGTAACTGCCCATGAACAATCCAGGCGGGCGATACTCGCGGAAACATGCGTTATGgatattaaaaacaaaaaaaaactattcagTACGGACTTCCAGCCAGCTGTTGGAGCTTACATGAGCGGCGCCTCGCTTTACACTTAGACCACGATTTTGTGTTTCACGTTTCCGCGCACGTTTACTGTCTTTCAACCAATTTAAAGCGACAATAATAGCGATAGCCTATGAAAAAGTTACAACTGTTAAATTTGTTTTAtctgtaggcctatatatatatgttgCAAAGTCTAGCCTAAGGTTATTCTGCAACgattattttatttgtaaaataaaatagtaattgtACAACAAAACTAAATTCTATCATACAGTTGCCTGATGCTGTTAAATATTTACTTTAGGCTTTTCAATAGCCTAACTACTAACCCATTGCTAGGATGTAGACCTATGCCTGCTCATGTCAATAGATAAATAGAAAAAACATTAATACAAATATTCACCCCACCGCCTGAATCTCAGGTCTGTTAAGTATGAGAAACGCAACATTAACTGTGGGCAGTGAAATCAGACACCGCTCCATTTTAATGTGCATGACGTCAACAGGCCTGTCCAGTGAGCGAGGACGCTGTGAATAGGAGGGAGCCAATCCCACAGCAGAGAAAAACTTCACTTCCCAGCTCTTTTCCTTAATCGGTAAAGGATGTATGTTAAATTGTGCTCTCACACAGATGAACTACAAGTAGGCCTAAATTATAGCCTAATAATCCCTGTAGACTAGCAACACTTTATATATCTGACGCCTTTATCAAAAGTGGCggatggtcagtagcctagaaGTTCCAGGATCAGAAATGCATAGTCTAGTTTGTCGGTGGTCAGTCGGGGAACTGTCTGTATTTCCTAGCCGCATCCCAAAATAACCACATCTAAACTAACTGGCGCGGTGATCAAACATGATGGCTACAGTGTTCTATAATACTACAATAAAACACTGTAATAGCATCTTAATTGCTTAAGTATCATCTCGATTAGCTACCTGATTAATAAAGGATGAATACTAACTGCAATAAAAACATCTAAATTCCTCGACTAGTCTTACAATGACGTTTCGACTGGGCCTATAGTAgtacattcacatttagcagacgctcttatccagagcgacttacagtaggtacagggacatccacccaagtagggtgaagtgccttgcccaagaacacaacgtcattttgcacggccgggaatcgaactggcagattactagcccgattccctaaccgctcagccacctgactcccatagtaCCAGAGAATGTTTAATATGCATGTATAatatccttaaacaggctctggtagtACCCTACCTAGGATAATGCAGTAGTAGCCTACAGTGCAGCAGTAACAAAGTGCAATATCAACTAGCCAATTTGTGAGTGAAGACAGATGGTTTTACAGGGTTGCAAATAAGTGCAGCTAATGTACAAAATCGTAGGTATCAAGGAAGTGATCTGTTAACTACTGCTTTCGATGCCCTTAGCTTAGTCCAATAACATCAACAGAAGTGGTAAAGGCGTGACAAAAAATAAGCGTATCCACCAACATCGCCTTAAACTAGACATAAACTTGACCCAAACATGTCTGGGTGTTCGCGTTTCTTGGAAGCATATACCGCTCGCTTTTACCACAAGTTTGCACTGTCAGTTTTACTCACAGCTGCACAGGGCCCAGTGCCAGACAGTGGGTGGAGTTGGCAGCAAAGGAAGCTCCGAAATTGGGCCCGTCTCCACGACTCCCCTGACCTCATTCTACCGTAGGACTGCAGCAGGCACCGGGGGAATCCACGGAGGGTTTGCTTACATTCAGCCGCAGATGGCATATTTCCCATTTCCAATAGGCCTATCTTATTCTATTTGTTTGTAGATCAATATAGACTatgcatttttgttgttgtatgggAACATATATATTTGCATTGGGCTAATAATAGTAGGTTTCTCACATTTTGAGCCAAATAAAGTGACAAGCGCTGTGAGTAGTCATTTGTGCCTCATTTGCCCGTTATAACCTCAAACATATTTTCTAGAAACGCCTTCTTCTGACGTTTCGAGGCGCTGTTATTTCTACCAATCAGCGTGCACCATCTGTAAGCATGGCGTCGGACTTCAGATGGAGATGTACTGTGCTgttgctctctgtgtgtttgatcaGCATTTTAGCCGCGGATAGTAAAAACAACAAGCCCAAGAAGAAAAAAGATATTCGGGATTACAATGACGCGGATATGGCAAGGCTTCTTGAGGAATGGGAGGTAGGCAAATTTGAGTTTAAAGCTTTACCCCCTCGTTAGCAAACCAAGCTAACTCACTTAGCTAGCTTGTTAGCCAATACTACTAGCTGCTGCAACACTACCTCCACGACGAAATACGTCGTGGAGGTAGTGTTAACTAACTAACAAAAGTATATAACCACCAGAAGGAGTAGCTATTGCGGATAGGAAACTACGGTTCTCTCGGAACTGATGGAATGCTTGCTCCACAGAAAGATGACGATATCGAGGAAGGAGACCTTCCAGAACACAAGAGGTCCTCACCGCCGATTGACTTCAACAAGGTAGACCCTTCCAAGCCCGAAGAGCTGCTGAAGATGTCTAAGAAGGGAAAGACCTTGATGGTGTTCGCCACCGTGTCAGGAGACCCCACCGAGAAAGAGACGGAGGAGATCACCAGCCTCTGGCAGGGAAGCCTTTTCAACGCcaactttgacattcagaggcAAGTTTTCGTACGCAAAGTACCTAATGATGTGTCCAGTGGTTCTCCAACGGGTGGAATCCTGTTTTTATTTGATTCCCCTCAAAATATCATTGTCAAAGGGGGCCTGACTGAAACAAAATTAAGAATCCCTTGGTTTTGCTTAAAGCAACACAAACAATCAAGGAAACTAGTTAACATTAGGAAAACTAGTTAACAACAGCATTGGTCTCAGGTCTGCATTGATTCTCTCACTATAACCTCTCATTTGAATGATACTGCATGTCTTCTGACATTCATGTCCTctccctacccccaaccccaggTTCGTCGTGGGCTCCAACAGAGCCATCTTCATGCTGCGTGATGGCAGCTTCGCCTGGGAGGTCAAAGACTTCCTCATCTCCCAGGACCGCTGTGCCGAC
The window above is part of the Osmerus mordax isolate fOsmMor3 chromosome 13, fOsmMor3.pri, whole genome shotgun sequence genome. Proteins encoded here:
- the mesd gene encoding LRP chaperone MESD, whose protein sequence is MASDFRWRCTVLLLSVCLISILAADSKNNKPKKKKDIRDYNDADMARLLEEWEKDDDIEEGDLPEHKRSSPPIDFNKVDPSKPEELLKMSKKGKTLMVFATVSGDPTEKETEEITSLWQGSLFNANFDIQRFVVGSNRAIFMLRDGSFAWEVKDFLISQDRCADVTVEGQVFPGKAAKKEDGKAKVQNEVNVKKNKKNKKNEGAKPDLEGNRSNKQEL